A portion of the Pseudomonas protegens CHA0 genome contains these proteins:
- the malQ gene encoding 4-alpha-glucanotransferase — MSDAQLELLASRAGLAVDWIDANGRAQKVEDRVLRAVLAGLGHPAEDPQQVEQSLLQLQGVQQSRHLPPLLTADHGQSLDLARYFPPHTACVLRLEDGSPLHLDLDAESRLPGSIPVGYHAVSIDDEHFVLAVAPERCFSVADAVHQPTPRAWGLSVQLYALRRPGDGGFGDTQALEELARQAAERGADALAISPLHAMFSSDPLRYSPYSPSSRLFLNSLYAAPGAILGDRAWRTAIEACGLGEQLQDLEQLPLIDWPLAAQAKLQALRALYEGFCQGEHPLHEDFASYRRAAGEALENHCRFEAIQAQRAARGEDLDWRHWPPQWRDPASPALAHFADEQAHEIGFHAFCQWLIARSLERAQSAARSGGMGIGLIADLAVGADGGGSQAWSRQEQLLANLTVGAPPDILNRQGQSWGISAFSPEGLQRHGFRAFIEMLRANFAHAGGLRIDHVMGLQRLWVIPLGAPPSDGAYLYYPVDDLLRLLTLESHRHQAIVLGEDLGTVPDGLREKLAARAMLGMRVLLFEQDHGCHFKPILDWPDNALATTSTHDLPTLNGWWHGRDIDWNQRLGLVDEAAARHWREHRQHERNGLRHALAQDPQNFREESHEADQVVDASVRFLGHTRAPLVLLPLEDALGIDEQANLPGTLDSHPNWRRRLATASRRLLDDSDAARRLELLACARQQALERDR; from the coding sequence ATGAGCGATGCGCAACTGGAACTGCTTGCCAGCCGCGCCGGCCTGGCAGTGGACTGGATCGATGCCAACGGCCGTGCCCAGAAGGTCGAGGACCGGGTCCTGCGGGCTGTCCTGGCCGGCCTGGGGCATCCGGCCGAAGACCCGCAGCAGGTCGAACAGAGCCTGCTGCAATTGCAAGGGGTGCAACAGAGCCGGCACCTGCCACCGCTGCTGACCGCCGACCACGGCCAGAGCCTGGACCTGGCGCGCTACTTCCCCCCGCACACGGCCTGTGTCCTGCGGCTGGAGGATGGCAGCCCGCTGCACCTGGACCTGGATGCCGAGAGCCGGCTGCCGGGCTCGATTCCGGTGGGTTACCACGCCGTGAGTATCGACGACGAACACTTTGTCCTGGCAGTGGCCCCCGAACGCTGCTTCAGCGTGGCCGACGCCGTGCACCAGCCCACCCCGCGGGCCTGGGGCCTCAGCGTGCAGCTGTACGCCCTGCGCCGCCCCGGCGATGGCGGTTTCGGCGATACCCAGGCCTTGGAAGAACTGGCGCGCCAGGCCGCCGAACGCGGTGCCGATGCCCTGGCCATCAGCCCGCTGCACGCCATGTTCAGCAGCGACCCGCTGCGCTACAGCCCCTATTCGCCTTCCAGCCGGCTGTTCCTCAACAGCCTGTATGCCGCCCCTGGCGCGATCCTCGGCGACCGCGCCTGGCGCACCGCGATCGAAGCCTGTGGCCTGGGCGAACAACTGCAGGACCTGGAACAGTTGCCGCTGATCGACTGGCCCCTGGCGGCCCAGGCCAAGTTGCAGGCACTGCGGGCGCTGTATGAAGGCTTCTGCCAGGGCGAGCACCCGCTGCACGAGGACTTCGCCAGCTACCGCCGGGCAGCCGGCGAGGCCCTGGAAAACCACTGCCGCTTCGAAGCCATCCAGGCCCAGCGCGCCGCCCGTGGCGAGGACCTGGACTGGCGTCACTGGCCGCCGCAATGGCGTGATCCGGCCAGTCCGGCCCTGGCTCATTTCGCCGATGAACAGGCCCACGAAATCGGCTTCCATGCCTTTTGCCAGTGGCTGATCGCCCGCAGCCTGGAGCGAGCGCAAAGCGCGGCCCGCAGCGGCGGCATGGGCATCGGCCTGATCGCCGACCTGGCGGTGGGCGCCGACGGCGGCGGCAGCCAGGCCTGGAGCCGGCAGGAGCAGTTACTGGCCAACCTGACGGTGGGCGCGCCACCGGACATCCTCAACCGCCAGGGCCAGAGCTGGGGGATATCGGCCTTTTCCCCGGAAGGCCTGCAACGCCACGGTTTCCGCGCCTTCATCGAAATGCTCAGGGCCAACTTCGCCCATGCCGGGGGCCTGCGCATCGACCATGTGATGGGCCTGCAACGGCTGTGGGTGATTCCCCTGGGCGCGCCCCCCAGCGATGGCGCCTACCTCTATTACCCGGTGGACGACCTGCTGCGCCTGCTGACCCTGGAATCCCATCGCCACCAGGCCATAGTGCTGGGCGAAGACCTGGGCACAGTGCCCGACGGGCTGCGGGAAAAACTTGCCGCCCGGGCCATGCTCGGCATGCGTGTGCTTTTGTTCGAACAGGACCACGGCTGCCACTTCAAGCCCATCCTCGACTGGCCGGACAATGCCCTGGCCACCACCAGCACCCATGACCTGCCGACCCTCAACGGCTGGTGGCATGGCCGCGATATCGACTGGAACCAGCGCCTGGGCCTGGTGGACGAAGCGGCGGCGCGGCACTGGCGCGAACACCGCCAGCACGAACGCAACGGCCTGCGCCACGCCCTGGCCCAGGACCCGCAGAACTTTCGCGAGGAAAGCCACGAGGCCGACCAGGTGGTAGACGCCAGCGTGCGTTTCCTCGGCCACACCCGGGCGCCCCTAGTGCTGCTGCCCCTGGAGGACGCCCTGGGCATCGACGAACAGGCCAACCTGCCCGGCACCCTCGACAGCCACCCCAACTGGCGCCGGCGCCTGGCCACTGCCAGCCGGCGCCTGCTGGACGACAGCGACGCGGCGCGGCGCCTGGAGCTGCTGGCCTGTGCCCGGCAGCAGGCCCTGGAGCGTGACCGATGA
- the treZ gene encoding malto-oligosyltrehalose trehalohydrolase, which produces MPPSTLHTWTHGARLLDAEHTRFALWAPDARCVSVELADGQSLPMQPQPEGWFMTQARCPAGSAYRFNIDERIQVPDPASRAQLGDVHGPSLVVDPERYQWQHPQWRGRPWHEAVIYELHVGVMGGYQAVQQALPALVELGVTAIELMPLAEFPGERNWGYDGVLPYAPEASYGSPDELRALIDTAHGLGLAVILDVVYNHFGPDGNYLQEYAQGFFRQDLHTPWGAAIDFRRPQVSEFFIDNALMWLLEYRFDGLRLDAVHAIDDPDFLRQLAQRVRQAVPPDRHVWLNLENEFNQASLLQQGFDAQWNDDGHNALHVLLTGETDAYYADFAEQPTEQLARCLSQGFAFQGHANRHGEARGEPSGHLPPSAFVLFLQNHDQIGNRAFGERLNQLAPTQALHAATVLLLLSPMIPLLFMGDEVAAQEPFLFFTSHQGQLAEAVREGRRNEFAAFSAFADAGQRQRIPDPNAASTFQASRPRAQSRQAEATRELYRSLLQIRRRELVPRLPGARALGCQVLAEGALSARWRLGDGSLLRIDLNLGPHQVELAAEAAPQLCFEYPPHTLKHWCQGQLPAYSVLVLLAPTSSPTDPDGECL; this is translated from the coding sequence ATGCCCCCAAGCACGCTGCACACCTGGACTCATGGCGCGCGGCTGCTGGATGCCGAGCACACCCGGTTCGCCCTGTGGGCGCCGGATGCGCGCTGCGTCAGCGTCGAACTGGCGGACGGCCAGTCGCTGCCCATGCAGCCCCAGCCCGAAGGCTGGTTCATGACCCAGGCGCGCTGCCCCGCGGGCAGCGCTTACCGTTTCAATATCGACGAGCGGATCCAGGTCCCCGACCCGGCGTCCCGGGCCCAGCTCGGTGATGTCCACGGGCCAAGCCTGGTGGTGGACCCCGAGCGCTATCAATGGCAGCACCCGCAGTGGCGCGGCCGGCCCTGGCACGAGGCGGTGATCTACGAACTCCACGTGGGGGTCATGGGCGGCTATCAGGCGGTGCAGCAAGCCCTGCCGGCCCTGGTGGAACTGGGGGTGACCGCCATCGAGCTGATGCCCCTGGCGGAGTTTCCCGGCGAACGCAACTGGGGCTACGACGGCGTGCTGCCCTACGCCCCGGAAGCCTCCTATGGTTCGCCCGACGAGCTGCGCGCGCTGATCGATACCGCCCATGGCCTGGGCCTGGCAGTGATCCTCGATGTGGTCTACAACCACTTCGGCCCCGACGGCAACTACTTGCAGGAGTACGCCCAGGGCTTCTTTCGCCAGGACCTGCACACCCCCTGGGGCGCCGCCATCGACTTTCGCCGCCCGCAGGTCAGCGAGTTCTTTATCGACAACGCCCTGATGTGGCTGCTGGAGTACCGTTTCGACGGCCTGCGCCTGGACGCGGTGCACGCCATCGACGATCCGGATTTCCTGCGGCAACTGGCGCAGCGGGTCCGCCAGGCAGTGCCACCCGATCGCCATGTGTGGCTCAACCTGGAGAACGAGTTCAATCAGGCCAGCCTGCTGCAACAAGGCTTCGACGCACAGTGGAACGACGACGGCCACAACGCCCTGCATGTGCTGCTGACCGGCGAAACCGACGCCTACTACGCCGACTTCGCCGAGCAGCCCACTGAGCAACTGGCCCGCTGCCTGAGCCAGGGTTTCGCCTTCCAGGGCCATGCCAACCGCCATGGCGAGGCCCGCGGCGAACCCAGCGGGCACCTGCCGCCCAGCGCCTTTGTGCTGTTTCTGCAGAACCATGACCAGATCGGCAACCGGGCCTTTGGCGAACGCCTCAACCAACTGGCGCCGACCCAGGCCCTGCACGCGGCCACGGTGCTGTTGCTGCTGTCACCGATGATTCCGCTGCTGTTCATGGGCGACGAAGTGGCCGCCCAGGAACCATTCCTGTTCTTCACCAGCCACCAGGGCCAGTTGGCCGAAGCGGTGCGCGAGGGCCGGCGCAACGAATTCGCCGCCTTCAGTGCCTTCGCCGACGCCGGGCAGCGCCAGCGCATTCCCGACCCCAACGCCGCCTCGACCTTCCAGGCCTCACGCCCACGGGCCCAGTCCCGACAGGCCGAGGCCACCCGCGAGCTGTACCGCAGCCTGTTGCAGATCCGCCGCCGAGAGCTGGTTCCGCGCCTGCCCGGCGCCCGAGCCCTGGGCTGCCAGGTACTGGCCGAGGGCGCCCTGAGTGCGCGCTGGCGCCTGGGGGACGGCAGCCTGTTGCGCATCGACCTCAACCTCGGCCCGCATCAGGTCGAACTGGCCGCCGAGGCCGCACCGCAGCTGTGCTTCGAATATCCGCCGCACACCCTCAAGCACTGGTGCCAGGGCCAACTGCCTGCCTACAGCGTGCTGGTGCTGCTGGCCCCCACCTCTTCCCCGACCGACCCAGATGGAGAATGCCTATGA
- the glgA gene encoding glycogen synthase GlgA: MISAVLDTQGDHPQQQAGDRAAPSVPVPGNKTVLPLARPNPNRKRVLFVTSEIADLVKTGGLGDVSAALPRAMAHLHDVRVLIPGYPQVLHSENPIHIIGELGGHAALPACKIGRMDMPDGLVIYVLICPELYEREGTPYGANNGRDWPDNHIRFARLGLAAADIAANLAQIHWCPDLVHAHDWPAGLAPAYMHWRGQRTPTLFTIHNLAYQGVVSLASCPELGIPEHALQQEGMEFYGKLSFLKAGMAYASHITTVSATYAQEITTPAFGCGLDGFLASKTQQGLLSGIPNGIDESWDAATDAHLLTPFSIGDWDGKAANAAHVRQMFGLDASSGPLFAVVSRLVYQKGLDLTEAVAEFIVQSGGQIAIIGRGEPEEEQSMRALARRFPGRIGVHIGFNETDARRMFAGSDFLLMPSRYEPCGLSQMYAQRFGSLPVARNTGGLADTIENGVTGFLFDESTVASYQEALTRAFKVFAYPALLNAMRCRAMAAPFNWCKAVEPYAELYEQLVAKALGQAARQ, from the coding sequence CCTGGGAACAAGACGGTGCTGCCGCTGGCGCGGCCCAATCCCAACCGCAAGCGAGTGCTGTTCGTCACTTCGGAAATCGCCGACCTGGTGAAGACCGGCGGCCTGGGCGACGTCTCTGCCGCCCTGCCCAGGGCCATGGCCCACCTGCACGATGTGCGGGTACTGATCCCCGGCTACCCCCAGGTGCTGCATAGCGAAAACCCGATCCACATCATCGGGGAGCTGGGTGGCCACGCGGCACTGCCGGCCTGCAAGATCGGGCGCATGGACATGCCCGACGGCCTGGTGATCTACGTGCTGATCTGCCCGGAACTCTACGAGCGCGAAGGCACGCCCTACGGCGCCAACAACGGCCGCGACTGGCCGGACAACCATATCCGCTTCGCCCGCCTGGGGCTGGCCGCCGCCGACATCGCGGCCAACCTGGCGCAGATCCACTGGTGCCCCGACCTGGTGCACGCCCATGACTGGCCCGCCGGGCTGGCGCCGGCCTACATGCACTGGCGCGGGCAACGCACGCCGACCCTGTTCACCATTCATAACCTGGCCTATCAGGGCGTGGTCAGCCTGGCCTCGTGCCCGGAACTGGGCATCCCCGAGCATGCCCTGCAACAGGAAGGCATGGAGTTCTACGGCAAGCTGTCGTTCCTCAAGGCCGGCATGGCCTACGCCAGCCACATCACCACGGTGAGCGCCACCTATGCCCAGGAAATCACCACCCCGGCCTTCGGTTGCGGGCTTGACGGCTTCCTCGCCAGCAAGACCCAACAGGGCCTGCTCAGCGGCATCCCCAACGGCATCGATGAAAGCTGGGACGCCGCCACCGACGCCCACCTGCTCACGCCTTTCAGCATCGGCGACTGGGACGGCAAGGCAGCCAACGCCGCCCATGTGCGGCAGATGTTCGGCCTTGACGCCTCCAGCGGCCCGCTGTTTGCCGTGGTCTCGCGGCTGGTCTACCAGAAAGGCCTGGACCTGACCGAAGCGGTGGCCGAGTTCATCGTGCAGTCCGGCGGTCAGATCGCCATCATCGGCCGCGGCGAGCCGGAGGAAGAACAGTCCATGCGCGCCCTGGCCCGGCGCTTCCCCGGCCGCATCGGGGTGCACATCGGCTTCAACGAGACCGACGCCCGGCGCATGTTCGCCGGCAGCGATTTCCTGCTCATGCCCTCGCGCTACGAGCCCTGCGGCCTGAGCCAGATGTATGCCCAGCGCTTCGGCTCGCTGCCGGTGGCGCGCAACACCGGCGGCCTGGCGGACACCATCGAGAACGGCGTCACCGGTTTCCTCTTCGACGAATCCACCGTGGCCAGCTACCAGGAAGCCCTGACCCGGGCCTTCAAGGTGTTCGCCTACCCGGCGCTGCTCAATGCCATGCGCTGCCGGGCCATGGCCGCGCCCTTCAACTGGTGCAAGGCGGTGGAACCCTACGCCGAACTCTACGAGCAACTGGTGGCCAAGGCCCTGGGACAGGCCGCCCGACAGTAA
- a CDS encoding malto-oligosyltrehalose synthase, translating to MSPPATPMPRATLRLQFHQGFTLDHALPLVPYFAGLGLSHLYASPLLCARAGSMHGYDVVDPTRVNPELGGEAALVRLVDALRQHGMGLILDIVSNHMAVGGNDNPWWLDLLQWGRLSPYGEFFDIQWHSPDPLMEGQLLLPFLGSDYGQALQEGSLQLQLDDDRCGFHVRHYEHCFPICPADFGELLRLAGPPDAAQALKPLADSFAALRFSGDAHAQAQPLQQALGQLLQQPALHQAVTAHLQGYDSRHDEGFQRLHHLLEQQSYRLASWRTAADDINWRRFFDVNELGGLRVERPAVFEATHGKIFELIQRGLVDGLRIDHIDGLADPRSYCRKLRRRIDRLRPGQHLPIYVEKILGAGETLHRDWGVDGSTGYEFMNQLSLLQQAPAGQPVLAELWSRHSQRPAAFAEEALLARQQILNGSLASDFESVAQALLQVARLDLMSRDLTLGAIRRALQELIVHFPVYRTYISACGRGQQDQQLFQQALDGARQSLGEADRPVLDCLERWLGGQGWRQQPPGRGRKLLRHACVRFQQLTSPAAAKAVEDTAFYRSAVLLARNDVGFNSEQFSAPITAFHTACQQRLASFPDNLLTSATHDHKRGEDSRARLAVLSERAPWYAAQVEHWRTLAAPLRQQADAPSAGDELILYQTLLGSWPLELAAEDQAALQGYGQRIWQWQLKALREAKLQSSWAAPNAEYEEAVQAFVQALLLAPQGLALRQSIAAAARAIAPAGALNSLAQTLLRMTVPGVPDLYQGNEFWDFSLVDPDNRRPVDYPARQAALERSGEPRQWLAQWHDGRIKQALIARTLNLRGQYPELFRRGRYQPLPVLGQHAGRVLAFMREHGAQRAVVIVPVQVAGLLGDRAMPLIEGPLWGDTRVQLPFDASGQKLNGLFSTVAVTPHRELMLSAALQDFALNLLIQP from the coding sequence ATGAGCCCGCCAGCCACGCCAATGCCACGGGCCACCCTGCGCCTGCAATTTCACCAGGGCTTCACCCTGGATCATGCGCTGCCCCTGGTGCCCTACTTCGCCGGCCTGGGCCTCAGCCACCTCTACGCCTCGCCACTGCTCTGCGCGCGGGCCGGTTCCATGCACGGCTACGACGTGGTGGACCCCACCCGGGTCAACCCCGAGCTGGGGGGCGAGGCGGCCCTGGTACGGCTGGTGGATGCCCTGCGCCAGCACGGCATGGGCCTGATCCTGGATATCGTCTCCAACCACATGGCGGTGGGCGGCAATGACAACCCCTGGTGGCTGGACCTGCTGCAATGGGGGCGCCTGAGCCCGTACGGTGAGTTCTTCGATATCCAGTGGCATTCCCCGGACCCGCTGATGGAAGGCCAGTTGTTGCTGCCCTTCCTCGGCAGCGACTATGGGCAGGCCTTGCAGGAAGGCAGCCTGCAACTGCAGCTGGACGACGATCGCTGCGGTTTCCATGTTCGCCACTATGAACACTGTTTCCCCATCTGCCCCGCCGACTTCGGGGAACTGCTGCGCCTCGCCGGCCCGCCGGATGCCGCCCAGGCCCTCAAGCCCCTGGCCGACAGCTTTGCCGCCCTGCGTTTCAGCGGCGACGCCCACGCCCAGGCACAACCGCTGCAGCAGGCCCTGGGCCAACTGTTGCAGCAACCGGCGCTGCACCAGGCCGTCACCGCCCACCTGCAAGGCTACGACTCACGCCACGACGAAGGTTTCCAGCGCCTGCACCATCTGCTGGAGCAACAGAGCTATCGCCTGGCCAGCTGGCGCACCGCCGCCGACGACATCAACTGGCGACGCTTCTTCGACGTCAACGAGCTGGGCGGGCTGCGGGTCGAGCGCCCGGCGGTGTTCGAAGCCACCCACGGCAAGATCTTCGAGCTGATCCAGCGTGGCCTGGTGGACGGCCTGCGCATCGACCATATCGACGGTCTGGCCGACCCTCGCAGCTATTGCCGCAAGCTGCGGCGCCGGATCGACCGCCTGCGCCCGGGCCAGCACCTGCCGATCTACGTCGAGAAGATCCTCGGCGCCGGGGAAACCCTGCACCGCGACTGGGGCGTGGATGGCAGCACCGGCTATGAGTTCATGAACCAACTGTCGCTGCTGCAGCAGGCCCCTGCAGGCCAGCCGGTGCTGGCCGAACTGTGGAGCCGGCACAGCCAGCGCCCCGCGGCGTTCGCCGAAGAGGCACTGCTGGCCCGTCAGCAGATTCTCAACGGCTCCCTGGCCAGCGATTTTGAAAGCGTGGCCCAGGCCCTGTTGCAGGTGGCTCGCCTGGACCTGATGAGCCGCGACCTGACCCTGGGGGCCATCCGCCGCGCCTTGCAGGAACTGATCGTGCACTTCCCGGTGTACCGCACCTATATCAGCGCCTGTGGCCGCGGGCAGCAGGACCAGCAGTTGTTCCAGCAGGCCCTGGACGGCGCGCGACAGAGCCTGGGCGAGGCCGACAGGCCGGTGCTCGACTGCCTGGAGCGCTGGCTCGGCGGCCAGGGCTGGCGCCAGCAGCCACCGGGCCGTGGGCGCAAGCTGCTGCGCCACGCCTGCGTGCGTTTCCAGCAACTGACTTCGCCCGCCGCGGCCAAGGCCGTGGAAGACACCGCCTTCTACCGCTCGGCGGTACTGCTGGCGCGCAACGACGTGGGCTTCAACAGCGAACAGTTCAGTGCGCCGATCACCGCCTTCCACACGGCCTGCCAGCAACGCCTGGCCAGCTTCCCCGACAACCTGCTGACCAGCGCCACCCACGACCACAAACGGGGCGAGGACAGCCGCGCGCGCCTGGCGGTACTCAGCGAACGGGCCCCCTGGTATGCCGCCCAGGTAGAGCACTGGCGCACCCTGGCCGCGCCCCTGCGCCAGCAGGCGGATGCGCCTTCGGCGGGGGACGAATTGATCCTTTACCAGACCCTGCTGGGCAGTTGGCCCCTGGAACTGGCTGCCGAGGATCAGGCGGCCCTGCAAGGCTATGGACAAAGGATCTGGCAATGGCAGCTCAAGGCCCTGCGCGAGGCCAAGCTGCAAAGCAGCTGGGCGGCGCCCAACGCAGAATACGAAGAGGCCGTGCAGGCCTTTGTCCAGGCCCTGCTGCTGGCGCCCCAGGGCCTGGCATTGCGCCAGTCGATTGCCGCGGCGGCCCGGGCCATTGCCCCGGCGGGCGCCCTCAACAGCCTGGCGCAAACCTTGCTGCGCATGACCGTGCCTGGGGTCCCCGACCTGTACCAGGGCAACGAGTTCTGGGATTTCAGCCTGGTGGACCCGGATAACCGCCGGCCGGTGGATTACCCGGCCCGGCAGGCGGCCCTGGAGCGCAGCGGCGAACCGCGCCAGTGGCTGGCCCAGTGGCACGACGGACGCATCAAGCAAGCCTTGATCGCCCGCACCCTGAACCTGCGCGGCCAGTACCCGGAGCTGTTTCGCCGGGGCCGCTACCAGCCGCTGCCGGTGCTTGGCCAACATGCCGGGCGGGTCCTGGCGTTCATGCGCGAGCACGGTGCACAACGGGCAGTGGTGATAGTGCCGGTGCAGGTCGCCGGCCTCCTGGGAGATCGCGCAATGCCCTTGATCGAGGGGCCGCTGTGGGGCGATACCCGGGTGCAGCTACCGTTCGACGCCTCGGGGCAAAAGCTGAATGGACTTTTTTCCACGGTGGCAGTCACACCCCACAGGGAGCTGATGCTTAGCGCCGCACTGCAAGACTTTGCGCTCAACCTTTTGATTCAACCTTGA
- a CDS encoding DUF2934 domain-containing protein — MSTDDKRIREFAYQIWESEGKPEGQEARHWDMARKLAEAEALAPSTPPKAGKAKPATGKPAAKSAAKPKAKSAAAVVVPPGEKPAAAKKPRAPRKPPAN; from the coding sequence ATGAGTACCGACGACAAACGCATTCGTGAATTCGCTTATCAGATCTGGGAGTCGGAAGGTAAGCCGGAGGGCCAGGAAGCCCGGCACTGGGACATGGCCCGCAAGCTCGCCGAGGCCGAAGCCCTGGCTCCAAGCACGCCACCCAAGGCCGGCAAGGCCAAGCCTGCGACCGGAAAGCCCGCCGCCAAGAGCGCGGCCAAGCCCAAGGCCAAGTCGGCCGCCGCCGTGGTAGTGCCCCCGGGAGAAAAACCCGCGGCGGCGAAGAAGCCCCGGGCGCCGCGCAAACCGCCGGCCAACTGA